A single genomic interval of Lacrimispora sphenoides JCM 1415 harbors:
- a CDS encoding heavy metal translocating P-type ATPase: MLKKISDLFAGLTMTIISGAFLVLSLILLLTGKEVPLNPAWITILLSGYPLIYLAVTRLVYEKWISSALLISIAMAASVAIGEFFAAGEVAFIMAIGAILEEKTVERSKRGLKQLISLTPMMGRRILTDASGSREEMIPLEQIQQGDILRILPGETIPVDGEITEGNTSIDQSVITGESLPVDKSVGDQVFCGTINRYGSIEVVTARANEDSSLQKLIRMVQEAENKKAPIQRIADQWAAWLVPVALGISVASLGITWALGYEIMEALNRAVTVLVVFCPCALALATPTSIMAAIGQATKHGVIIKSGEALENMGKVDCIAFDKTGTLTRGIPVVADVVPLKEEVGEEQLLRLTASAEAYSEHPLAKAIVSHAKELQMTIEPAENFQMLPGKGISATVNGQTLLCGTVSFLKEKQILVDESVSIKLEKYRAQGKAMILVARERSLIGAITLSDTLRDTAYGVVKELHGMNTRVVLLTGDHIQAAGYFAEKIGIGTVKAGLLPEDKVSSISGLKKQGKKVCMIGDGVNDAPALKIADVGVAMGSMGSDIAIEAADIALTGDDISMIPYLKRLSNSTVHTIKFNITISMAINVTAILLSVTGVLNPVSGALVHNAGSVLVVLNAALLYDRKFT; this comes from the coding sequence ATGTTGAAAAAAATAAGCGACTTATTCGCTGGTCTTACAATGACAATTATTTCCGGTGCGTTTCTGGTGCTCAGCCTGATACTGCTGCTGACGGGGAAGGAGGTCCCTTTAAATCCGGCATGGATAACCATTCTTTTATCCGGATACCCGCTTATTTATCTTGCAGTCACCCGATTGGTATATGAAAAATGGATCTCTTCCGCATTGCTGATCTCCATTGCGATGGCTGCCTCAGTTGCCATCGGTGAGTTCTTTGCTGCCGGTGAGGTTGCCTTTATCATGGCAATTGGTGCAATTTTAGAGGAAAAGACAGTTGAACGGTCAAAAAGAGGATTAAAGCAGTTAATCAGTCTTACCCCCATGATGGGAAGAAGAATTCTTACTGATGCATCGGGAAGCCGGGAAGAAATGATCCCGCTGGAACAGATCCAGCAGGGCGATATTCTTCGGATCCTGCCTGGGGAAACGATCCCCGTAGACGGCGAAATAACGGAAGGCAACACTTCAATCGACCAATCGGTCATAACCGGAGAATCACTCCCGGTGGATAAAAGCGTAGGAGATCAGGTTTTCTGCGGAACCATCAACCGTTACGGCTCGATTGAGGTTGTTACAGCCAGGGCTAATGAGGATTCTTCCCTTCAAAAACTGATCCGAATGGTTCAGGAAGCTGAAAATAAAAAAGCACCTATACAGCGTATTGCGGATCAATGGGCGGCCTGGCTTGTGCCTGTGGCATTAGGGATTTCCGTGGCTTCATTAGGTATCACATGGGCCCTTGGATATGAAATCATGGAAGCCTTAAACCGCGCCGTTACCGTCCTTGTGGTATTCTGTCCATGTGCATTGGCTCTGGCCACCCCCACCTCTATTATGGCGGCCATCGGACAGGCAACAAAGCACGGTGTTATCATTAAATCCGGTGAAGCATTGGAAAACATGGGAAAAGTGGACTGCATTGCCTTTGATAAAACCGGTACACTGACCAGAGGCATTCCGGTGGTCGCAGATGTGGTTCCTTTGAAAGAAGAAGTAGGGGAAGAACAGCTTTTAAGACTGACGGCCTCTGCAGAAGCCTATTCAGAACATCCCTTGGCCAAAGCGATTGTCTCTCATGCGAAAGAATTGCAGATGACAATAGAACCTGCAGAGAATTTTCAGATGCTGCCGGGAAAAGGCATCTCGGCAACGGTCAACGGACAGACCCTGCTATGCGGAACCGTAAGCTTTCTAAAAGAAAAGCAGATACTTGTGGATGAATCGGTGTCCATTAAATTAGAGAAGTATCGTGCACAGGGAAAAGCGATGATACTTGTAGCAAGAGAAAGGTCATTGATCGGAGCGATTACCCTTTCCGATACGCTGCGGGATACCGCTTATGGTGTGGTAAAGGAACTCCATGGCATGAATACCCGGGTTGTGCTTCTGACTGGAGATCATATTCAAGCGGCAGGATATTTTGCCGAAAAGATTGGCATTGGTACTGTAAAAGCCGGGCTGCTGCCTGAAGATAAAGTAAGCAGTATCTCAGGGCTTAAAAAACAAGGGAAAAAGGTATGCATGATCGGGGATGGCGTCAATGATGCACCTGCACTAAAAATCGCAGACGTAGGTGTGGCTATGGGGAGTATGGGAAGTGATATCGCTATCGAAGCGGCAGACATTGCTTTGACCGGCGACGATATTTCTATGATTCCATATTTGAAAAGGCTGTCCAATTCCACGGTTCACACCATAAAATTCAACATCACTATCTCAATGGCAATTAATGTTACCGCCATACTTTTGTCGGTAACAGGCGTACTAAACCCGGTTAGCGGTGCATTGGTACATAATGCTGGTTCTGTACTGGTGGTATTGAATGCGGCGCTGCTCTATGACCGGAAATTTACGTAA
- a CDS encoding TetR/AcrR family transcriptional regulator: MDRRQRKTREAIFDAFSKLLIHNSYSQITVQEIIDEANVGRTTFYAHFPTKDDLLREMCAELFEHVFSHKPEAEPTHDFSMATGDPKAIVTHILYHLREHGRTMIILLTCENGELFQRYFHQYFHELVTLHIFSGSTRKNPIVPEDFLIDHISGSFVNLVRWWLKNHMKQPPEEIADYFWAVIQPVV; this comes from the coding sequence ATGGACAGACGACAAAGAAAAACCAGGGAAGCTATTTTCGATGCATTCAGCAAACTGCTGATTCATAACAGCTATTCGCAAATCACCGTACAGGAAATCATTGATGAGGCCAACGTGGGCCGGACAACCTTTTATGCCCATTTTCCAACAAAGGACGATCTATTGCGGGAAATGTGTGCCGAACTGTTTGAGCATGTTTTCTCTCATAAGCCGGAAGCAGAACCGACTCATGACTTTTCAATGGCAACCGGCGATCCAAAGGCGATAGTGACTCATATTCTATACCACTTAAGAGAGCATGGACGGACGATGATTATCCTTTTGACCTGTGAAAACGGGGAACTGTTCCAGCGTTACTTTCATCAATACTTCCATGAGCTTGTTACGCTGCACATATTTAGCGGGAGCACCCGTAAGAATCCCATTGTACCGGAGGACTTTCTCATCGATCATATATCAGGGAGCTTTGTTAATCTGGTGCGGTGGTGGCTGAAAAATCATATGAAGCAGCCACCGGAGGAAATCGCAGACTACTTTTGGGCAGTCATACAGCCGGTTGTGTAA
- a CDS encoding LysR family transcriptional regulator encodes MTLQQLKYFIEVANCGSINKAAERLFIAQPSLSNALRELETEIGLELLTRTPRGISLTTDGAEFLGYARQVVEQASLLEQRWLNKKPSRRLCSISTQHYAFAVNAFVNMVKKTDAEEYEYTLREARTFEIVEDVKNLRSELGILYMNNFNRQVLEKLLRENNLTFHPLFAAVPHVFISTSNPLARKKYVTLEDLADYPRLSFEQGDYNSFYFSEEILSTEYARKDIHVGDRATIFNLMIGLNGYTISTGIVSADLNGDNITAVPLRVNDSIEVGWISHKDIQLSRQAAMYLEELKAVVAEYGVDIKNEL; translated from the coding sequence ATGACATTACAACAGTTAAAATATTTTATTGAAGTGGCAAACTGCGGTTCCATCAACAAAGCCGCCGAACGATTGTTTATTGCCCAGCCAAGCCTTTCAAATGCTCTTCGCGAATTAGAAACCGAAATCGGACTCGAACTTCTCACCCGGACTCCCAGAGGCATATCTTTAACCACTGACGGAGCGGAGTTTCTGGGCTACGCCCGGCAGGTCGTGGAACAAGCGAGTCTCTTAGAACAACGGTGGCTGAATAAGAAACCGTCACGGCGGCTGTGCTCCATATCCACCCAGCACTATGCCTTTGCTGTGAATGCATTTGTCAATATGGTAAAAAAAACCGATGCAGAAGAATATGAGTATACGCTGCGGGAAGCAAGGACTTTTGAGATTGTGGAGGATGTGAAAAACCTGCGAAGCGAACTCGGTATCCTCTACATGAACAATTTTAACCGCCAGGTGTTAGAAAAGCTGCTGCGTGAAAACAATCTGACGTTTCATCCGCTGTTTGCCGCTGTTCCTCATGTTTTTATAAGCACCTCCAATCCCCTTGCCAGGAAAAAATATGTAACTCTTGAAGACCTGGCTGATTACCCCCGATTGTCCTTTGAGCAGGGGGATTACAACTCCTTTTATTTCTCAGAAGAAATACTCAGCACCGAATACGCCAGGAAAGATATTCATGTCGGTGACAGAGCCACTATTTTTAACCTTATGATAGGGCTTAATGGCTATACAATTTCTACAGGAATTGTAAGCGCAGACTTAAACGGGGATAATATCACGGCAGTACCTCTTCGCGTCAACGATTCGATAGAGGTTGGCTGGATTTCCCACAAAGATATTCAGTTGTCACGGCAGGCGGCAATGTACCTTGAGGAATTGAAAGCAGTTGTGGCCGAATATGGCGTTGATATTAAAAATGAGTTATAG
- a CDS encoding 5-methyltetrahydropteroyltriglutamate--homocysteine methyltransferase yields MSKKFQIVGSLLRPAALLKYKNQIEKQDDITYPFYNGFEGYKQCEAESTKDVVAKQIEHGLTVITDGEYSKSMWHLDFVWGFHGVSRYIAEHGYFFRDKDDTRKYETRRDIGLKITEPLCGRNHHFIKVFEQLKSIAGDKETKLCIPSPSHIFGELLWSDNIGGNGSVYNNPQELKAGLTQAYIEFVEEYASAGGKILQLDDCLWELFADDNPNSPYTGEHINQDEVKALAAEFIEINNTVIDFGHSLGLAMWTHNCRGNYDSRNMGGGSYVKIANLFLKQLKYDRFFLEWDDDRAGSLEALKVFQDKPDTEIVLGLLSSKTNTPDDEARVIRLLNEASEIIPKDRLLLSHQCGFASCDGGNELTEEEQWAKIDQGQRIALSYWGE; encoded by the coding sequence ATGAGCAAAAAATTCCAGATAGTAGGCAGTCTGCTGCGCCCGGCAGCTTTGCTGAAATACAAGAACCAGATAGAGAAGCAGGATGATATTACCTACCCGTTCTACAACGGTTTTGAAGGCTATAAGCAGTGTGAGGCAGAGTCTACGAAAGATGTCGTCGCAAAACAAATCGAACACGGGTTAACAGTCATTACCGATGGCGAGTATTCCAAGTCCATGTGGCACCTGGACTTTGTTTGGGGATTTCACGGCGTCAGCCGTTACATCGCGGAACACGGCTACTTTTTCCGTGACAAAGATGATACCCGTAAATACGAAACCCGCCGGGACATCGGTCTTAAAATCACGGAACCGCTCTGCGGCAGGAATCACCATTTCATCAAAGTCTTTGAGCAGCTTAAATCCATTGCCGGAGATAAGGAAACAAAGCTTTGCATCCCATCCCCATCCCATATCTTTGGAGAACTGTTATGGTCAGATAACATCGGCGGAAATGGCTCTGTTTACAATAACCCGCAGGAGCTGAAAGCAGGACTGACACAGGCTTACATAGAATTTGTAGAGGAATACGCTTCTGCCGGCGGAAAAATCCTGCAGTTAGATGACTGTCTTTGGGAGCTTTTTGCAGACGATAATCCCAATTCCCCCTACACGGGCGAACACATCAACCAGGATGAAGTTAAGGCACTTGCGGCTGAATTTATCGAAATCAATAATACAGTGATTGATTTCGGCCACAGCCTGGGGCTTGCTATGTGGACCCACAACTGCCGCGGCAACTACGATTCACGGAATATGGGCGGCGGATCCTATGTAAAGATTGCCAATCTGTTTTTAAAGCAGTTAAAATATGACCGTTTTTTCCTGGAATGGGATGACGACCGTGCGGGATCCCTAGAGGCGCTGAAAGTTTTTCAGGATAAGCCGGATACAGAGATTGTTCTGGGCTTATTGTCATCAAAAACCAATACGCCGGATGACGAAGCCCGTGTGATCCGGCTGCTTAACGAGGCATCTGAAATCATCCCAAAAGACCGCCTGCTCCTCTCTCACCAGTGCGGATTTGCTTCCTGTGACGGCGGCAACGAGCTGACGGAAGAAGAACAGTGGGCAAAAATTGATCAGGGGCAGAGAATCGCACTGTCATACTGGGGAGAATGA
- a CDS encoding RidA family protein, with translation MSGFKVEHKNPEGLFVSKAFSQAITVSGKAKTIYIGGQNATNSKGELVGAGDLELQTKQVLHNIAAILASENASFANLIKLNIYLQNGCDPQVGYKAFQEMAGLSDNPPLVTVLFVSGVGRPGCLLEVDGIAVIEDKD, from the coding sequence ATGAGCGGATTTAAAGTGGAGCATAAGAATCCGGAGGGGTTATTCGTATCAAAAGCATTTAGTCAGGCGATTACCGTTAGCGGTAAGGCAAAAACAATTTATATAGGCGGACAAAATGCGACTAATTCAAAAGGAGAGCTTGTAGGAGCCGGAGATTTGGAATTACAGACAAAGCAGGTGCTTCATAATATTGCAGCCATATTAGCTTCTGAAAATGCAAGCTTTGCCAATCTGATTAAACTCAACATTTATTTACAAAATGGATGCGACCCGCAAGTTGGCTACAAAGCGTTTCAGGAAATGGCTGGTTTATCAGATAATCCGCCGTTAGTCACTGTTTTATTTGTTTCAGGAGTCGGACGTCCAGGGTGCTTACTTGAAGTGGACGGAATTGCTGTCATTGAGGATAAAGACTAA
- a CDS encoding type 1 glutamine amidotransferase family protein, producing MNKNVVYLYVFDTMADWEIGYLTAELNSGRYYKKGVAPSKIVTVGTSKTPVITMGGLNILPDIELHECTMENADALILPGGNTWTEQVHDPILSMAEQFLKEGIIVAAICGATIGLARKGLLDSSRHTSNDLGYLKMICPGYEGEQYYMQEPAVTAGNLITASGIAPLEFSLHVLKALDVFSAKTLDSWYHLYKTHKAEYFYELMDSIQS from the coding sequence ATGAATAAAAACGTTGTATATCTTTATGTATTTGATACAATGGCTGATTGGGAAATAGGTTATTTAACTGCGGAACTGAATTCCGGAAGATATTATAAGAAAGGCGTAGCCCCATCAAAAATCGTTACGGTCGGAACGAGTAAGACACCTGTTATCACAATGGGAGGCCTGAACATATTACCGGATATAGAACTTCATGAGTGTACCATGGAAAACGCAGACGCCTTGATTTTACCTGGCGGAAATACATGGACAGAACAGGTTCACGATCCCATTTTATCTATGGCAGAGCAGTTTTTAAAGGAAGGTATTATTGTGGCAGCTATTTGCGGAGCTACAATAGGTCTTGCCCGGAAAGGATTGCTGGATTCCAGCCGGCATACGAGCAATGATTTGGGATATCTTAAGATGATCTGTCCAGGCTATGAGGGAGAACAGTACTATATGCAGGAACCTGCCGTAACTGCCGGGAATTTGATAACTGCTTCCGGAATAGCGCCCCTGGAATTTTCCCTCCATGTCCTGAAAGCTCTGGATGTATTTTCTGCAAAAACATTAGATTCCTGGTATCATCTTTATAAGACACATAAAGCGGAATATTTCTATGAGTTGATGGATTCAATCCAATCATGA
- a CDS encoding DUF2785 domain-containing protein — protein MNNKREQLILELRKIQENQYMVAGEQDPWDYVLQMLDHIGDTDSEFRDELIYNTFSEWIEEKESFNEEQLKYILTILMDKEHLFYQIGSDGNDSVFTRTFSALVVVLVLNRHRKKALLSIDEFIDIKDKVIEYYTSEKDLRGYVQKSEWAHAAAHGADVMDELVQCRECSEDIMKEILNAFKKILHNGTYIFHTEEDERICRVVFRIMKGNLLSNQEIINWIEELSECAGWQNNRMQYIARVNSKNFIRCLYFKTMHYDSTLDLINVLFHAEEKLNRFHKIDRELIEN, from the coding sequence TTGAATAATAAAAGAGAACAACTTATATTAGAATTAAGAAAGATCCAGGAAAATCAATACATGGTGGCAGGAGAACAGGATCCGTGGGATTATGTATTGCAGATGCTTGACCATATCGGTGATACGGATTCCGAGTTTCGTGATGAGTTAATATATAATACCTTCAGTGAGTGGATAGAAGAGAAGGAATCTTTCAATGAAGAGCAGCTTAAATATATTCTTACCATCCTGATGGATAAGGAACATTTATTTTATCAAATAGGCAGCGACGGAAATGACAGCGTTTTTACTAGGACGTTTTCAGCGCTGGTCGTAGTTCTGGTTTTAAATAGACATAGAAAAAAGGCATTGTTAAGTATTGATGAGTTTATTGATATCAAGGACAAAGTGATAGAATACTACACTTCGGAAAAGGACTTAAGGGGATATGTTCAGAAATCAGAATGGGCACATGCAGCAGCACACGGTGCAGATGTAATGGATGAGTTGGTACAATGCCGTGAATGCAGCGAGGATATAATGAAAGAAATTTTAAATGCCTTTAAGAAAATCTTGCATAATGGAACCTATATTTTTCATACAGAAGAAGACGAGCGTATCTGCCGTGTTGTTTTCAGAATCATGAAAGGGAATCTGTTATCAAACCAAGAGATTATCAATTGGATCGAAGAGCTAAGTGAATGTGCGGGCTGGCAGAATAACCGGATGCAGTATATTGCAAGAGTCAATTCAAAGAACTTCATAAGGTGCCTGTATTTCAAAACAATGCATTACGACAGTACATTGGATCTTATAAATGTACTATTCCATGCAGAAGAAAAATTAAACCGTTTCCATAAAATAGATCGGGAATTAATAGAAAATTAA
- a CDS encoding GGDEF domain-containing protein — protein sequence MGIRLSESVSLMSNNMYNVLFFVCLYLIMLIGNIGFILMAKEKSDLELTKVATYDELTDIFNRRAFLLRAKENISLFSRRKEPISFFLIDLDNFKKINDVYGHFAGDMVLKDFAVKIKNQLRDYDLFGRIGGEEFTVLLPGTNEKEALEVAERLRRIAEKASVNVGRDHIIKYTISIGIVTVIPDEHTSINTLYKISDDALYAAKRNGRNRIEVVKS from the coding sequence ATGGGAATCAGATTAAGTGAATCCGTATCTTTGATGTCGAATAATATGTACAATGTTTTGTTTTTCGTTTGCTTATATCTGATTATGCTGATCGGGAATATTGGTTTTATCCTTATGGCAAAGGAAAAGTCGGATTTAGAATTGACTAAGGTTGCTACATATGACGAACTGACGGATATATTCAACCGAAGAGCATTTTTACTGCGGGCAAAAGAGAACATCTCATTATTCTCAAGAAGAAAGGAGCCTATTTCATTCTTTCTTATTGACCTGGATAATTTTAAAAAAATCAATGATGTTTATGGCCATTTTGCAGGGGATATGGTATTAAAAGATTTTGCAGTGAAAATAAAAAATCAATTACGGGATTATGATCTGTTTGGCAGAATCGGCGGCGAAGAGTTTACAGTACTGCTTCCTGGAACGAATGAAAAGGAGGCTTTAGAAGTCGCAGAAAGATTAAGAAGGATTGCAGAGAAAGCTTCTGTCAACGTTGGCAGAGATCATATTATAAAATATACGATAAGTATAGGAATCGTCACCGTTATTCCAGATGAACACACTTCTATAAACACACTGTATAAAATAAGTGATGATGCTTTGTATGCGGCAAAAAGGAATGGACGGAATCGGATTGAAGTAGTTAAATCATGA
- a CDS encoding GNAT family N-acetyltransferase: protein MEHSSMCTAYFQSEESRANAVMEGIHRGTLYVVLCSGECAGFAYFIPEGAFHAFHYLHLIAIKEEYRGKGIGKKLLTIQMQRFFMRN, encoded by the coding sequence ATGGAACATTCATCAATGTGTACGGCTTATTTTCAATCGGAAGAGAGCAGAGCGAATGCAGTAATGGAAGGTATACATAGAGGAACTTTGTATGTGGTTCTGTGCAGCGGTGAATGCGCCGGATTTGCATATTTTATTCCAGAAGGTGCCTTTCACGCATTTCATTACCTGCATCTCATTGCTATTAAAGAGGAATACAGGGGAAAAGGGATAGGAAAGAAATTACTTACAATCCAGATGCAAAGATTTTTTATGAGAAATTAG
- a CDS encoding winged helix-turn-helix transcriptional regulator, producing the protein MSFSCISKAEDLENTGFSYTLSLINGKYKMVILYCLMEFEVVRYNEMRKYIKTISYKTLSTMLKELEADGLVHREEYPQIPPKVEYSLTERGKSLIPILDIMCEWGNTNRTT; encoded by the coding sequence ATGAGTTTTTCGTGTATTTCAAAAGCTGAAGATTTAGAGAATACAGGATTTAGTTATACCTTATCTCTGATCAACGGAAAATATAAAATGGTAATATTATATTGTTTGATGGAGTTTGAAGTAGTAAGATATAATGAAATGAGAAAATATATCAAAACCATATCATATAAAACTTTGAGTACAATGCTGAAAGAATTAGAGGCTGACGGGCTTGTCCATCGGGAGGAATATCCGCAAATTCCGCCTAAGGTGGAATACAGCTTAACCGAACGGGGCAAATCCCTGATTCCAATTCTTGATATCATGTGTGAATGGGGGAATACCAACCGTACGACGTAA
- a CDS encoding flavodoxin family protein → MKKSKKIVILTGSPRKTGNSIAMAEAFTKEAEKKGHSVTRFDAADMTIKGCTACETCFNTGKACSFDDDFNKIAPELLEADVFVFATPLYWYSYPAKLKAVIDKFYAFLVGKRGVGNKECALIVCCEDKDMPMFDGIRFSYKQTTDLLQWKSVGEVLVPSVAAPGDIYKTNGLEQVIALADKF, encoded by the coding sequence ATGAAAAAAAGCAAAAAAATCGTTATACTTACCGGCAGTCCTCGAAAAACCGGCAATAGCATTGCTATGGCGGAAGCATTTACCAAGGAGGCAGAAAAGAAAGGGCACAGTGTCACGCGCTTTGATGCAGCTGATATGACTATTAAGGGATGTACCGCTTGCGAAACCTGTTTTAATACAGGTAAGGCTTGCAGTTTTGATGATGATTTTAATAAAATAGCTCCTGAGCTCTTAGAAGCTGATGTATTTGTTTTTGCCACACCTCTGTATTGGTATTCATACCCGGCAAAATTAAAAGCCGTAATTGACAAATTTTATGCATTTTTAGTTGGCAAGAGAGGGGTCGGCAATAAGGAATGTGCTCTCATTGTCTGTTGCGAAGATAAAGATATGCCTATGTTTGACGGAATCCGCTTTTCTTACAAGCAAACCACTGATTTGCTTCAATGGAAGTCAGTGGGTGAGGTTTTGGTACCATCGGTTGCTGCACCTGGGGATATTTACAAGACAAATGGGTTGGAACAGGTCATAGCATTAGCCGATAAGTTCTAA
- the pgmB gene encoding beta-phosphoglucomutase — protein MILGVIFDLDGVLVSTDELHFKAWKILAEELGIDTFTKEDNKKQKGVSRMESLEVVLGKGSKIYTQVEKEEFAERKNNYYKELLEKLDEQAILPGAIECLKMIKSKGLLIGVGSVSRNAPLILERTGLLSHIDKVSCGLDITRSKPDPEVFEVAANKLGLKNEDCLVVEDSMAGIAAAKAVHMKTLGVGPEHAQLRADYAAPGLAADIDWIGILGDNY, from the coding sequence ATGATTCTCGGAGTGATTTTTGATTTAGATGGAGTATTGGTATCCACGGATGAATTGCACTTTAAAGCGTGGAAGATACTGGCAGAGGAACTTGGAATTGATACATTCACAAAGGAAGATAACAAGAAGCAAAAAGGTGTCAGCAGAATGGAATCTCTTGAAGTGGTGCTGGGAAAGGGAAGTAAGATTTATACCCAGGTGGAGAAAGAGGAGTTTGCTGAGAGGAAAAATAATTATTATAAAGAGCTCTTAGAGAAGTTAGATGAGCAGGCGATCCTTCCTGGGGCGATCGAGTGTTTAAAAATGATAAAAAGCAAAGGCTTATTAATCGGTGTAGGTTCAGTGAGCAGGAATGCACCTCTCATTCTTGAAAGAACAGGACTTCTTTCTCACATTGATAAGGTAAGCTGCGGACTTGATATTACAAGGTCGAAACCGGATCCTGAAGTTTTTGAAGTTGCTGCAAATAAATTGGGTTTAAAAAATGAGGATTGCCTTGTAGTGGAGGATTCAATGGCCGGTATAGCAGCCGCAAAAGCGGTACATATGAAAACCCTGGGAGTCGGGCCAGAGCATGCACAGCTGAGGGCAGATTATGCAGCCCCCGGACTTGCGGCAGATATTGACTGGATAGGGATTTTAGGAGATAACTACTAG
- a CDS encoding LacI family DNA-binding transcriptional regulator — MATIKDIAQAVGVSCTTVSNVIHGRAGRVSTETITLINEAIDQLGYVPNMSARALVSNSSKVIGMISHLTSNKKESIVEDPFHSAFIGSIEKTLRENGYYLMLRTVETTSDLMNFLHNWNVDGLFCTGVFQDEFFEALTKLKIPVVLIDSYVAHPNICNVGLQDYDGGYTATKYLIDKGHKDIAFASPPIKKKGVVDERFQGYKNALADASIPFRKNLVFEQELDTATTITLGTQLAARKDITAIFATADILAAGIMAGLKQAGKRVPEDFSVMGFDDINLCQLTSPTLTTIHQDAPLKGKLAVYFLMDKLDNKPIPDNEIILPIHLVERESVISL; from the coding sequence ATGGCTACAATAAAAGATATTGCACAGGCTGTAGGGGTAAGCTGCACCACCGTCTCCAATGTGATTCATGGAAGGGCCGGTCGTGTATCAACAGAGACCATTACCCTTATTAATGAAGCCATCGATCAATTGGGTTATGTTCCAAATATGTCCGCCCGTGCTCTTGTGTCAAACTCCTCTAAAGTTATCGGGATGATCAGTCACCTGACTTCAAATAAAAAAGAAAGTATTGTAGAAGATCCCTTTCATTCTGCCTTCATAGGTTCCATTGAAAAAACCTTAAGGGAAAACGGTTATTATCTAATGCTCCGTACCGTGGAAACCACTTCCGATTTAATGAATTTCCTTCATAACTGGAATGTTGACGGTCTTTTTTGTACCGGTGTATTTCAGGATGAATTTTTTGAAGCACTTACCAAACTTAAAATACCCGTGGTATTAATCGATAGCTATGTAGCTCATCCGAATATCTGCAATGTGGGCCTTCAGGACTATGACGGTGGATATACCGCCACAAAATATCTCATTGACAAAGGTCATAAAGATATTGCATTTGCCTCTCCTCCCATCAAAAAGAAGGGCGTTGTTGACGAACGTTTTCAGGGTTATAAAAACGCTCTGGCGGATGCTTCCATTCCTTTTCGTAAAAATCTGGTTTTTGAACAGGAGCTTGATACGGCAACTACCATAACCCTTGGCACACAATTAGCCGCCAGAAAAGATATAACAGCCATATTTGCTACAGCGGATATTTTGGCTGCAGGAATCATGGCAGGTCTTAAACAAGCCGGTAAAAGGGTCCCTGAAGATTTTTCTGTCATGGGCTTTGATGATATTAACTTATGTCAGCTTACATCACCAACACTTACCACCATTCATCAGGATGCTCCTTTAAAGGGCAAACTGGCTGTTTACTTCCTCATGGATAAGCTTGACAACAAACCGATACCAGACAATGAGATCATTCTTCCAATTCATCTTGTTGAAAGAGAAAGTGTGATATCACTCTGA